Proteins encoded in a region of the Scyliorhinus canicula chromosome 2, sScyCan1.1, whole genome shotgun sequence genome:
- the lrrc3 gene encoding leucine-rich repeat-containing protein 3, whose product MLQRSLTWLRFEIAQSMALGSLLLLFSLLHAATTSCPRSCQCFDKNGKFVHCAGKNLKEIPKDLPADTVSLHLNSNRITKIPNNAFKDLYLLKELDLSKNAIESIDIGAFKGIPEGLKMLDLSSNKIQSVPKEVFSKIKAKIRLANNPWHCECTLQQIIKELTLDPETVNDFICHSSVQDEYAGKPLIQILDSGINFCNIHQKTTDVAMFITMFGWFTMVISYIVYYVRQNQEDARRHLEYLKSLPSTQITKEFDTISTVL is encoded by the coding sequence ATGTTGCAGCGCAGCTTGACATGGCTCCGGTTCGAGATTGCACAGTCCATGGCCTTGGGTAGTCTTCTGCTGCTCTTCTCTTTGCTGCACGCGGCCACCACCTCGTGCCCCAGAAGCTGCCAGTGCTTCGATAAGAATGGGAAGTTTGTGCACTGCGCTGGCAAGAACCTGAAAGAAATCCCCAAGGATCTGCCAGCTGATACCGTGTCCTTGCATCTCAACTCCAATAGGATAACCAAAATACCCAACAATGCCTTCAAGGACCTCTACCTACTCAAGGAACTGGATTTATCCAAAAATGCCATTGAGTCCATAGATATTGGAGCATTCAAAGGAATCCCTGAGGGCCTCAAGATGCTTGATCTGTCAAGCAATAAGATCCAGAGTGTGCCAAAAGAGGTCTTCAGTAAAATTAAAGCAAAGATTCGACTTGCGAACAACCCGTGGCACTGTGAATGTACGTTGCAGCAGATCATCAAGGAGCTGACCCTTGACCCGGAGACGGTCAAcgacttcatctgccattcttcGGTGCAGGACGAGTACGCAGGCAAACCACTCATCCAGATCCTCGATTCAGGTATCAACTTCTGCAACATCCACCAGAAGACAACTGACGTCGCCATGTTCATCACCATGTTCGGCTGGTTTACCATGGTCATCTCCTACATTGTGTACTATGTGCGACAGAATCAGGAAGATGCCAGGCGACACCTCGAGTACCTTAAGTCCCTCCCCAGCACACAGATCACCAAGGAGTTTGACACAATTAGTACTGTACTGTGA